A single Aspergillus chevalieri M1 DNA, chromosome 3, nearly complete sequence DNA region contains:
- a CDS encoding F-box protein (InterPro:IPR001810,IPR036047;~PFAM:PF00646;~go_function: GO:0005515 - protein binding [Evidence IEA]), with protein sequence MALNLPTELIQSILHFTDTETYHSARFTSRHWYNAASTPYMLRKALEQTPILLPALDSMTEIKWNTLFNEVSRLNLFDHRLRCHKTISKGDLPQGSAASTPLATSHDGNKIALLKGSQITIYDHNDGSKFDLTLSQSLYPLWTSVCRALLEGGASHGANQGYARHQLAVSSNSSLVAVGLGKTTQIYDYKDPDNLGSPVEYVLGQTETVFSSSSPAPGPNYRETDGVVESLEFVQDDGDMLLRVAIGKESNPNRTCRVRYLGDLSHSTQEQSALEYWRQNINRVYLDSVALATILPNNDYKTAFNGIRLLPRSPSTTSRSFITALKTQDLQGYCIATVTPSSSPLPDDEEQQIIISHYLPSKTNHLTPLSHSPTSKVTATSDPTNISLIDQTLNDKAVVAQNLHAAHSNRWDTIHLPAVTARNPLISVSDDGRLLVVYEQGTGHSFRYMAGGGLYIFSLDASITGAVGNEEKTVQPWSYLLDIVDVDVERVKIAKSEAGNRTNGYTVTATALNGQRVMEWRLG encoded by the coding sequence ATGGCACTGAACCTTCCAACAGAGCTCATCCAATCCATCCTGCACTTCACAGATACAGAAACATACCACTCAGCGCGATTCACATCTCGTCACTGGTACAATGCCGCGTCCACACCTTACATGCTCCGGAAAGCACTCGAGCAAACACCAATACTCCTGCCGGCGTTGGATTCCATGACTGAaatcaaatggaacactCTTTTCAATGAGGTCTCGCGGCTGAACCTCTTCGATCACCGATTACGATGTCACAAGACGATATCCAAGGGTGATCTACCCCAGGGAAGTGCAGCGTCTACACCACTAGCGACCTCTCACGACGGCAACAAGATAGCACTCCTAAAGGGCTCCCAAATCACCATCTATGACCATAATGACGGGAGCAAATTCGATCTCACCCTCTCGCAATCCCTCTACCCCCTCTGGACAAGCGTCTGCCGCGCACTACTCGAAGGCGGCGCCAGCCACGGCGCAAACCAGGGCTATGCGCGACACCAGCTTGCCGTGTCTTCGAATTCCAGTCTAGTTGCCGTGGGACTGGGGAAGACGACTCAGATATACGATTATAAGGATCCAGATAACCTTGGCTCTCCTGTTGAGTATGTGCTAGGTCAGACAGAGACGGTGTTTAGTTCGTCTTCACCTGCACCTGGGCCGAATTACCGGGAAACGGATGGCGTGGTTGAGTCGTTGGAGTTTGTGCAAGATGATGGGGATATGCTTCTGCGCGTAGCGATTGGGAAGGAGTCGAATCCGAATCGAACGTGTCGGGTGCGGTATCTCGGTGATCTGTCTCATTCGACCCAAGAGCAGTCAGCTCTCGAGTACTGGCGCCAGAATATCAACCGGGTATACCTTGACTCGGTAGCACTAGCTACCATATTACCAAACAACGACTACAAAACCGCGTTCAATGGTATCCGTCTTCTCCCACGATCACCATCAACAACATCGCGTTCTTTTATCACAGCGCTCAAAACGCAAGATCTCCAAGGCTACTGCATAGCAACCGTCACAccatcctcatcaccacTACCAGACGACGAAGAGCAGCAGATAATAATATCACACTACCTCCCCTCGAAAACCAACCATCTCACCCCATTAAGCCACTCGCCAACCTCCAAAGTAACAGCCACCTCCGATCCCACCAATATCTCGCTGATAGACCAAACCTTAAATGACAAAGCTGTTGTTGCTCAAAACCTCCACGCCGCGCATAGCAATCGCTGGGACACCATCCATCTCCCCGCAGTTACTGCGAGAAACCCGTTGATTAGTGTCTCGGATGATGGACGACTACTTGTTGTTTATGAGCAGGGAACGGGGCATTCATTTCGGTATATGGCTGGTGGTGGGCTGTATATCTTTAGCCTTGATGCTTCTATCACTGGGgcggtcggtaatgaagagAAGACAGTGCAGCCATGGTCGTATTTGTTGGACAtcgttgatgttgatgttgagaGGGTCAAAATTGCGAAATCAGAGGCCGGAAACAGGACGAATGGTTACACCGTGACTGCAACGGCATTAAATGGACAACGGGTGATGGAATGGCGTTTGGGTTGA